A DNA window from Malus domestica chromosome 12, GDT2T_hap1 contains the following coding sequences:
- the LOC103450981 gene encoding uncharacterized protein isoform X1: MGREVSESCVDSLLTEMVSMYCNRLYANKPELAASRIDAIGYQVGHQLSERYTMERPRFTDHLDAIKFICKDFWSELFKKQIDNLKTNHRGTFVLQDNRFRWVSRMSLDPSENGDLSQENAEAAENKAAQEPNMHLHFSCGVIKGALHNLGIACAVSADPSQLPACSFVVRIKP, encoded by the exons atggggagGGAGGTATCAGAGAGCTGCGTGGATAGTCTACTAACAGAGATGGTCTCCATGTACTGCAATCGGTTATACGCCAACAAGCCCGAGCTCGCCGCCAGTAGGATCGACGCTATTGGCTACCAGGTCGGCCACCAGCTCTCCGAGCGGTACAC GATGGAGCGGCCTCGGTTTACTGATCATCTGGATGCAATTAAGTTCATCTGCAAGGACTTCTGGTCCGAGCTCTTCAAGAAGCAGATTGACAACTTAAAGACGAATCATAGA GGTACTTTTGTATTGCAAGATAATCGATTTCGTTGGGTTTCACGCATGTCACTTGATCCTTCCGAGAATGGAGACTTGTCTCAAGAAAATGCTGAGGCGGCTGAAAACAAGGCAGCACAAGAACCAAACATGCATCTCCATTTCTCGTGTGGAGTCATAAAAGGGGCTCTTCATAACTTGGGGATTGCTTGTGCCGTTTCTGCTGACCCGTCCCAACTTCCTGCAT GTTCATTCGTGGTTCGTATAAAGCCCTGA
- the LOC103450981 gene encoding uncharacterized protein isoform X2, producing the protein MGREVSESCVDSLLTEMVSMYCNRLYANKPELAASRIDAIGYQVGHQLSERYTMERPRFTDHLDAIKFICKDFWSELFKKQIDNLKTNHRGTFVLQDNRFRWVSRMSLDPSENGDLSQENAEAAENKAAQEPNMHLHFSCGVIKGALHNLGIACAVSADPSQLPACSFVVRIKP; encoded by the exons atggggagGGAGGTATCAGAGAGCTGCGTGGATAGTCTACTAACAGAGATGGTCTCCATGTACTGCAATCGGTTATACGCCAACAAGCCCGAGCTCGCCGCCAGTAGGATCGACGCTATTGGCTACCAGGTCGGCCACCAGCTCTCCGAGCG GTACACGATGGAGCGGCCTCGGTTTACTGATCATCTGGATGCAATTAAGTTCATCTGCAAGGACTTCTGGTCCGAGCTCTTCAAGAAGCAGATTGACAACTTAAAGACGAATCATAGA GGTACTTTTGTATTGCAAGATAATCGATTTCGTTGGGTTTCACGCATGTCACTTGATCCTTCCGAGAATGGAGACTTGTCTCAAGAAAATGCTGAGGCGGCTGAAAACAAGGCAGCACAAGAACCAAACATGCATCTCCATTTCTCGTGTGGAGTCATAAAAGGGGCTCTTCATAACTTGGGGATTGCTTGTGCCGTTTCTGCTGACCCGTCCCAACTTCCTGCAT GTTCATTCGTGGTTCGTATAAAGCCCTGA
- the LOC139187565 gene encoding leucine-rich repeat receptor-like serine/threonine-protein kinase BAM3, producing the protein MIFHYILLLLSALPLIKTTSISPGKQAESLIKWNDHLSPSWPPSPLNSWSLTNLNSLCNWTAIVCTKTRTVSEIDLSGMNMYRTLAHFDFSLFPNLTHFNLSGNHFLGPIPSAIGNLSRLTTLDLSGNFFLDDTPYSKGNQFSGPIPDSIGLISGLQHIDLSWNRLEGKIPPSIGQLRELQYLDLSANSFISSKLENNSFSGTISVEIGLLIQLQYLSFYSNKFSGEIPQSLGNLSQFQVLYLFDNHLTGEIPQSIGKLTQLQVLKLSHNHLTGEIPQSLGKLTQLQSGRMSISLTHFVLPLSRSLRPPLSLTSSPHCSATPSFPNNTDPRTSTSPPPLPATQLLLSAEFSELELQNANFSNWVSLGIAENYRTGDVL; encoded by the exons ATGATATTTCATTATATACTCCTGTTGCTGTCCGCATTGCCACTGATCAAAACGACATCAATATCTCCAGGAAAACAAGCAGAATCACTCATCAAATGGAATGACCACTTGTCTCCATCATGGCCACCTTCGCCACTCAATTCATGGTCCCTCACCAACCTCAACAGCCTTTGCAACTGGACTGCCATAGTCTGCACCAAAACCAGAACAGTTTCCGAAATAGACCTCTCCGGTATGAACATGTACAGAACATTGGCTCATTTCGACTTTTCCCTATTTCCAAATCTCACGCACTTCAACCTAAGTGGCAACCATTTCCTAGGGCCTATACCATCTGCCATTGGAAATCTCTCCAGGCTCACAACTTTGGACTTGAGTGGCAACTTCTTTCTTGATGACACTCCATACTCTAAAGGCAACCAATTCTCTGGCCCAATTCCGGACAGTATAGGTTTGATTTCTGGTCTTCAACATATTGACCTGAGTTGGAATCGTCTGGAAGGGAAAATTCCACCCTCTATAGGCCAACTCAGGGAGCTCCAGTACCTTGATCTTTCAGCCAACTCATTTATCTCGTCCAAACTTGAAAACAATAGCTTCAGCGGAACCATTTCAGTAGAAATTGGGTTGTTGATACAATTGCAGTATCTAAGCTTTTATTCCAACAAATTCAGCGGAGAGATTCCTCAGAGTCTAGGCAATTTATCTCAGTTTCAGGTACTCTATTTGTTCGATAACCACTTGACAGGAGAGATTCCTCAGAGTATAGGCAAATTGACTCAGCTTCAGGTACTCAAATTGTCCCATAACCACTTGACAGGAGAGATTCCTCAGAGTTTAGGCAAATTGACTCAGCTTCAG TCGGGTAGAATGTCCATCTCTCTCACTCACTTCGTCCTCCCCCTCTCTCGCTCACTTCGTCCCCCTCTCTCGCTCACTTCGTCCCCCCATTGCTCCGCCactccttccttccccaataACACCGACCCCCGAACCTCCACATCTCCTCCGCCGCTCCCAGCAACCCAACTCCTTCTTTCTGCAGAATTCTCAGAACTCGAGCTGCAAAACGCTAACTTTTCGAATTGGGTTTCTCTAGGAATTGCAGAGAATTATAGGACTGGAGATGTTTTATGA
- the LOC103451351 gene encoding FRIGIDA-like protein 5 isoform X2 has translation MEKIEAELKEAETKQRSLSKAYECVHAQATALIIFAVQWKDLEEHFESTRYSLESRFRELAYRETAVRVRDEELAEKEMKFYTEVESKADELGRIQILIDEKAEEAIQSKNHLQSLQSLILEHNDEVMVQEKRLMEVESFVGEKKRECDSIERRVKERMKKLNWVERMVEEKSKLAELKGEKLRGFEEALEKCVEKTELKERELNEIIGSIEERKEEFSWIGEQILEAEKLIKVQEEQLDLKEEKFKEVQKAVEECEKELKLRAERIKEAERAVEECDKELKMKKEKLSAMEKSLVECSNAMESRETKIREMDSKKDKDFCLRERSLEEWSCKLEFKERELVLKERNVELKAGELRKSKEEGEKYLESLSQGLKEKENQLQGLDKELRLKQKELDLIKKSTQERAKDLELKERQLEDQAKECSLKQIEFNSIKKFTEERSQNLELKERQLEDQAKELELKQKEFDSIKKFSEERSQKLNLKERQLEDRAKELELKHKEFDSLKKFSEEHTQNLKAKENTSIFLSQVKIEQLEQIPANNAVVPSLTSNQSSVNMDGRGSLLFINEHLKNYVLVGSEISAVLQVSPDPAKLVLDSMQGFYHSNSRADKSGCGFDLSITRVSCILLLETLKSISPKINPEVKEEAIKLAGDWKVKMTTGTENCLDVLCFLRFVSTYGITSFYDAIQSLCAIVAEDEHTTELSCALGISDKAPAKTETPESLLAKNAGTFSSPNLQLSATTDASHLQGVLNEIFSRDRLLQNETWATFQMSSDPEKFVMDVMQTSFAKYCTVEDVGFRETVMSKCISLLDKLMRIKPHVGPHVNKDALKLAVHWKSKIGAGTQAFELLGFLQFIATYGLLSMFNKEILVFLGRISQQKQALEACQTLGLADKIPDFIRNLIEKKQLIEAVQLICPFKLIDKFHPVPLLKEFVENAKRLCIQNSKRSKSLDEKDECINNQIADLRVVIQCIKGCNLEFEYPSRFIETRIAFLEKLKEDRRRPKTSPPSKVEQHNQKNSPVSKVEQQEQKKASASKVEGQEQKNSHAPRVEGQEQKKSAASKGAGQEQKKSPSSRVEGQEHIESLASNVKQGAAKPLASIVEGREQTISVPSKVEPEHHRSGQKVEGQEQKKSHASRVEGQEQKKSAASKGAAQEQKKSPSSNVEQGAEKPPASTVEQEQHRRGQKRRPNTLPRQFQPQQQRQSKYHRTSESIGPGYRKPSLWHENHRHRGQFGRDANSYEIGANAGTGFTAIPNPRPCVPH, from the exons ATGGAGAAGATAGAGGCAGAATTGAAGGAGGCGGAGACGAAGCAGAGGAGTCTGAGCAAGGCGTACGAGTGCGTACACGCGCAGGCGACTGCGCTTATTATCTTCGCCGTGCAATGGAAGGACCTGGAGGAGCACTTTGAGTCGACTCGGTACTCGCTCGAGTCGCGATTCCGGGAACTCGCCTACCGCGAGACGGCGGTCCGGGTCCGGGACGAGGAGTTGGCGGAGAAGGAGATGAAGTTCTACACGGAAGTTGAATCGAAAGCGGACGAGTTGGGGAGGATTCAGATTCTGATCGACGAGAAGGCTGAGGAGGCTATACAGAGTAAGAACCACTTGCAATCTCTCCAGTCTTTGATTCTGGAACATAACGATGAGGTTATGGTGCAAGAGAAGAGGTTGATGGAGGTTGAGAGTTTCGTTGGGGAGAAGAAGAGGGAGTGCGATTCGATTGAGAGACGGGTTAAGGAGAGGATGAAGAAGTTGAATTGGGTTGAGAGAATGGTGGAGGAGAAGTCGAAATTGGCTGAGTTGAAGGGGGAGAAATTGAGGGGGTTTGAAGAGGCGTTGGAGAAGTGTGTAGAGAAGACTGAATTGAAGGAGAGGGAGTTGAATGAGATTATCGGGTCGATTGAGGAGCGCAAGGAGGAGTTCAGTTGGATAGGAGAGCAGATTTTGGAGGCGGAAAAGCTGATTAAGGTGCAAGAGGAGCAGTTGGATTTGAAAGAAGAGAAATTTAAGGAGGTGCAAAAGGCGGTTGAAGAGTGTGAGAAAGAGTTGAAATTAAGAGCGGAGCGGATTAAGGAGGCTGAAAGGGCGGTTGAAGAATGTGACAAGGAgttgaaaatgaagaaggagAAACTTAGTGCGATGGAGAAATCGTTAGTGGAGTGCTCGAATGCCATGGAATCAAGGGAGACAAAGATTAGGGAAATGGACTCGAAAAAAGATAAAGATTTTTGCTTGCGTGAGAGATCATTGGAGGAGTGGTCCTGTAAGCTTGAGTTTAAAGAGAGGGAACTTGTATTGAAAGAGAGAAATGTCGAGTTAAAAGCTGGGGAACTCCGAAAGTCTAAAGAAGAAGGCGAAAAGTATTTGGAATCTCTCTCACAGGGActtaaggagaaagagaaccaACTTCAAGGCCTTGACAAAGAGCTCAGATTGAAGCAGAAAGAACTTGATTTGATCAAAAAATCCACTCAAGAACGCGccaaagacctggaattgaaAGAGAGGCAGCTTGAAGATCAGGCCAAAGAGTGTTCGTTGAAGCAGATAGAATTTAATTCGATCAAAAAGTTCACTGAAGAACGCAGCCAAAACCTTGAACTGAAAGAGAGGCAACTTGAAGACCAAGCCAAAGAGCTTGAATTGAAGCAGAAAGAATTTGATTCGATAAAAAAATTCTCAGAAGAACGCAGCCAAAAACTTAACCTGAAAGAGAGGCAACTTGAAGACCGGGCCAAAGAGCTTGAATTGAAGCATAAAGAGTTTGATTCGTTAAAAAAATTCAGCGAGGAACACACCCAAAACCTGAAAGCGAAAGAAAATActagtatttttctttctcaagTGAAAATTGAGCAATTGGAACAAATCCCTGCCAACAATGCTGTTGTTCCTTCTCTCACAAGTAACCAGTCCAGCGTCAATATGGATGGTAGAGGCTCGCTGTTGTTCATAAATGAGCATTTGAAGAACTATGTTCTAGTGGGTAGTGAAATCTCAGCTGTTCTTCAGGTGTCACCAGACCCGGCAAAACTGGTTTTGGATTCTATGCAAGGGTTTTACCATTCAAATTCAAGGGCGGACAAAAGCGGGTGTGGTTTTGATTTGAGCATTACCAGGGTGAGTTGTATCCTTTTGTTGGAGACTTTAAAGAGTATCTCCCCCAAAATTAACCCTGAGGTGAAAGAAGAAGCAATTAAGTTGGCAGGTGATTGGAAGGTTAAAATGACGACTGGGACGGAGAATTGCTTGGATGTTTTGTGTTTTCTGCGGTTTGTTAGTACATACGGAATCACCTCTTTTTATGATGCGATTCAAAGTCTTTGTGCGATCGTTGCTGAGGATGAACACACAACTGAATTATCCTGTGCCCTTGGTATCAGTGATAAGGCACCCG CCAAAACTGAGACACCAGAATCTTTACTGGCAAAAAATGCTGGGACCTTTTCTTCTCCGAATCTTCAACTATCTGCCACCACAGATGCTAGTCATTTGCAGGGGGTTTTAAATGAGATTTTCAGTAGGGATCGTCTGTTGCAGAATGAAACTTGGGCTACTTTTCAAATGTCATCAGATCCAGAAAAGTTTGTGATGGATGTGATGCAAACTTCTTTTGCTAAATACTGCACAGTAGAAGATGTTGGTTTTAGAGAAACTGTCATGTCGAAGTGCATTTCACTACTCGACAAGCTAATGAGAATTAAACCACATGTTGGACCTCATGTTAACAAAGATGCCCTAAAGCTAGCAGTCCACTGGAAATCAAAAATTGGTGCAGGCACCCAAGCCTTCGAGCTTTTGGGTTTTTTGCAGTTCATCGCTACATATGGATTGCTTTCTATGTTTAATAAAGAGATTTTAGTGTTTCTTGGGAGGATTTCTCAGCAGAAGCAGGCGCTAGAAGCATGTCAGACACTTGGTTTAGCTGATAAGATCCCTG ATTTCATTCGGAATCTTATTGAAAAGAAGCAACTAATTGAAGCTGTTCAATTGATTTGCCCCTTCAAGTTAATTGACAAGTTTCACCCAGTACCTCTCTTGAAAGAATTTGTGGAGAAtgcaaagaggttgtgcataCAAAATAGCAAGAGAAGTAAATCACTTGATGAAAAG GATGAATGTATAAACAACCAGATTGCTGATCTTAGAGTTGTGATTCAATGTATCAAAGGTTGCAATCTCGAGTTCGAGTACCCTTCCAGGTTCATTGAAACACGAATAGCTTTTCTGGAAAAACTAAAGGAGGATCGGAGACGTCCCAAGACATCTCCTCCCTCCAAGGTTGAACAACACAATCAGAAAAATTCTCCGGTCTCCAAGGTTGAACAACAAGAGCAGAAAAAGGCTAGTGCCTCCAAAGTTGAGGGACAAGAGCAGAAAAATTCGCATGCCCCTAGGGTTGAAGGACAAGAGCAGAAAAAGTCTGCTGCCTCCAAAGGTGCGGGGCAAGAGCAAAAAAAATCTCCTTCCTCTAGGGTTGAGGGACAAGAGCATATCGAATCTCTTGCCTCCAATGTCAAACAAGGGGCAGCAAAGCCCCTTGCTTCCATTGTTGAGGGACGAGAGCAGACAATATCTGTTCCCTCCAAGGTTGAACCAGAACACCACAGAAGCGGTCAGAAAGTTGAGGGACAAGAGCAGAAAAAGTCTCACGCCTCTAGGGTTGAAGGACAAGAGCAGAAAAAATCCGCTGCCTCCAAAGGTGCGGCGCAAGAGCAAAAGAAATCTCCATCCTCCAATGTCGAACAAGGGGCAGAAAAGCCTCCTGCTTCCACCGTTGAACAAGAACAACACAGAAGAGGTCAGAAACGGAGACCCAACACTTTGCCTCGTCAGTTTCAACCACAGCAACAGCGTCAAAGCAAGTATCATCGGACATCTGAATCAATCGGCCCAGGGTATCGGAAGCCATCTTTGTGGCATGAAAACCATAGACACCGTGGTCAGTTCGGTAGGGATGCCAACAGCTATGAAATTGGTGCTAATGCTGGTACCGGTTTTACTGCCATCCCGAATCCTCGTCCTTGTGTTCCTCATTAG
- the LOC103451351 gene encoding FRIGIDA-like protein 5 isoform X1: protein MEKIEAELKEAETKQRSLSKAYECVHAQATALIIFAVQWKDLEEHFESTRYSLESRFRELAYRETAVRVRDEELAEKEMKFYTEVESKADELGRIQILIDEKAEEAIQSKNHLQSLQSLILEHNDEVMVQEKRLMEVESFVGEKKRECDSIERRVKERMKKLNWVERMVEEKSKLAELKGEKLRGFEEALEKCVEKTELKERELNEIIGSIEERKEEFSWIGEQILEAEKLIKVQEEQLDLKEEKFKEVQKAVEECEKELKLRAERIKEAERAVEECDKELKMKKEKLSAMEKSLVECSNAMESRETKIREMDSKKDKDFCLRERSLEEWSCKLEFKERELVLKERNVELKAGELRKSKEEGEKYLESLSQGLKEKENQLQGLDKELRLKQKELDLIKKSTQERAKDLELKERQLEDQAKECSLKQIEFNSIKKFTEERSQNLELKERQLEDQAKELELKQKEFDSIKKFSEERSQKLNLKERQLEDRAKELELKHKEFDSLKKFSEEHTQNLKAKENTSIFLSQVKIEQLEQIPANNAVVPSLTSNQSSVNMDGRGSLLFINEHLKNYVLVGSEISAVLQVSPDPAKLVLDSMQGFYHSNSRADKSGCGFDLSITRVSCILLLETLKSISPKINPEVKEEAIKLAGDWKVKMTTGTENCLDVLCFLRFVSTYGITSFYDAIQSLCAIVAEDEHTTELSCALGISDKAPAKTETPESLLAKNAGTFSSPNLQLSATTDASHLQGVLNEIFSRDRLLQNETWATFQMSSDPEKFVMDVMQTSFAKYCTVEDVGFRETVMSKCISLLDKLMRIKPHVGPHVNKDALKLAVHWKSKIGAGTQAFELLGFLQFIATYGLLSMFNKEILVFLGRISQQKQALEACQTLGLADKIPADFIRNLIEKKQLIEAVQLICPFKLIDKFHPVPLLKEFVENAKRLCIQNSKRSKSLDEKDECINNQIADLRVVIQCIKGCNLEFEYPSRFIETRIAFLEKLKEDRRRPKTSPPSKVEQHNQKNSPVSKVEQQEQKKASASKVEGQEQKNSHAPRVEGQEQKKSAASKGAGQEQKKSPSSRVEGQEHIESLASNVKQGAAKPLASIVEGREQTISVPSKVEPEHHRSGQKVEGQEQKKSHASRVEGQEQKKSAASKGAAQEQKKSPSSNVEQGAEKPPASTVEQEQHRRGQKRRPNTLPRQFQPQQQRQSKYHRTSESIGPGYRKPSLWHENHRHRGQFGRDANSYEIGANAGTGFTAIPNPRPCVPH from the exons ATGGAGAAGATAGAGGCAGAATTGAAGGAGGCGGAGACGAAGCAGAGGAGTCTGAGCAAGGCGTACGAGTGCGTACACGCGCAGGCGACTGCGCTTATTATCTTCGCCGTGCAATGGAAGGACCTGGAGGAGCACTTTGAGTCGACTCGGTACTCGCTCGAGTCGCGATTCCGGGAACTCGCCTACCGCGAGACGGCGGTCCGGGTCCGGGACGAGGAGTTGGCGGAGAAGGAGATGAAGTTCTACACGGAAGTTGAATCGAAAGCGGACGAGTTGGGGAGGATTCAGATTCTGATCGACGAGAAGGCTGAGGAGGCTATACAGAGTAAGAACCACTTGCAATCTCTCCAGTCTTTGATTCTGGAACATAACGATGAGGTTATGGTGCAAGAGAAGAGGTTGATGGAGGTTGAGAGTTTCGTTGGGGAGAAGAAGAGGGAGTGCGATTCGATTGAGAGACGGGTTAAGGAGAGGATGAAGAAGTTGAATTGGGTTGAGAGAATGGTGGAGGAGAAGTCGAAATTGGCTGAGTTGAAGGGGGAGAAATTGAGGGGGTTTGAAGAGGCGTTGGAGAAGTGTGTAGAGAAGACTGAATTGAAGGAGAGGGAGTTGAATGAGATTATCGGGTCGATTGAGGAGCGCAAGGAGGAGTTCAGTTGGATAGGAGAGCAGATTTTGGAGGCGGAAAAGCTGATTAAGGTGCAAGAGGAGCAGTTGGATTTGAAAGAAGAGAAATTTAAGGAGGTGCAAAAGGCGGTTGAAGAGTGTGAGAAAGAGTTGAAATTAAGAGCGGAGCGGATTAAGGAGGCTGAAAGGGCGGTTGAAGAATGTGACAAGGAgttgaaaatgaagaaggagAAACTTAGTGCGATGGAGAAATCGTTAGTGGAGTGCTCGAATGCCATGGAATCAAGGGAGACAAAGATTAGGGAAATGGACTCGAAAAAAGATAAAGATTTTTGCTTGCGTGAGAGATCATTGGAGGAGTGGTCCTGTAAGCTTGAGTTTAAAGAGAGGGAACTTGTATTGAAAGAGAGAAATGTCGAGTTAAAAGCTGGGGAACTCCGAAAGTCTAAAGAAGAAGGCGAAAAGTATTTGGAATCTCTCTCACAGGGActtaaggagaaagagaaccaACTTCAAGGCCTTGACAAAGAGCTCAGATTGAAGCAGAAAGAACTTGATTTGATCAAAAAATCCACTCAAGAACGCGccaaagacctggaattgaaAGAGAGGCAGCTTGAAGATCAGGCCAAAGAGTGTTCGTTGAAGCAGATAGAATTTAATTCGATCAAAAAGTTCACTGAAGAACGCAGCCAAAACCTTGAACTGAAAGAGAGGCAACTTGAAGACCAAGCCAAAGAGCTTGAATTGAAGCAGAAAGAATTTGATTCGATAAAAAAATTCTCAGAAGAACGCAGCCAAAAACTTAACCTGAAAGAGAGGCAACTTGAAGACCGGGCCAAAGAGCTTGAATTGAAGCATAAAGAGTTTGATTCGTTAAAAAAATTCAGCGAGGAACACACCCAAAACCTGAAAGCGAAAGAAAATActagtatttttctttctcaagTGAAAATTGAGCAATTGGAACAAATCCCTGCCAACAATGCTGTTGTTCCTTCTCTCACAAGTAACCAGTCCAGCGTCAATATGGATGGTAGAGGCTCGCTGTTGTTCATAAATGAGCATTTGAAGAACTATGTTCTAGTGGGTAGTGAAATCTCAGCTGTTCTTCAGGTGTCACCAGACCCGGCAAAACTGGTTTTGGATTCTATGCAAGGGTTTTACCATTCAAATTCAAGGGCGGACAAAAGCGGGTGTGGTTTTGATTTGAGCATTACCAGGGTGAGTTGTATCCTTTTGTTGGAGACTTTAAAGAGTATCTCCCCCAAAATTAACCCTGAGGTGAAAGAAGAAGCAATTAAGTTGGCAGGTGATTGGAAGGTTAAAATGACGACTGGGACGGAGAATTGCTTGGATGTTTTGTGTTTTCTGCGGTTTGTTAGTACATACGGAATCACCTCTTTTTATGATGCGATTCAAAGTCTTTGTGCGATCGTTGCTGAGGATGAACACACAACTGAATTATCCTGTGCCCTTGGTATCAGTGATAAGGCACCCG CCAAAACTGAGACACCAGAATCTTTACTGGCAAAAAATGCTGGGACCTTTTCTTCTCCGAATCTTCAACTATCTGCCACCACAGATGCTAGTCATTTGCAGGGGGTTTTAAATGAGATTTTCAGTAGGGATCGTCTGTTGCAGAATGAAACTTGGGCTACTTTTCAAATGTCATCAGATCCAGAAAAGTTTGTGATGGATGTGATGCAAACTTCTTTTGCTAAATACTGCACAGTAGAAGATGTTGGTTTTAGAGAAACTGTCATGTCGAAGTGCATTTCACTACTCGACAAGCTAATGAGAATTAAACCACATGTTGGACCTCATGTTAACAAAGATGCCCTAAAGCTAGCAGTCCACTGGAAATCAAAAATTGGTGCAGGCACCCAAGCCTTCGAGCTTTTGGGTTTTTTGCAGTTCATCGCTACATATGGATTGCTTTCTATGTTTAATAAAGAGATTTTAGTGTTTCTTGGGAGGATTTCTCAGCAGAAGCAGGCGCTAGAAGCATGTCAGACACTTGGTTTAGCTGATAAGATCCCTG CAGATTTCATTCGGAATCTTATTGAAAAGAAGCAACTAATTGAAGCTGTTCAATTGATTTGCCCCTTCAAGTTAATTGACAAGTTTCACCCAGTACCTCTCTTGAAAGAATTTGTGGAGAAtgcaaagaggttgtgcataCAAAATAGCAAGAGAAGTAAATCACTTGATGAAAAG GATGAATGTATAAACAACCAGATTGCTGATCTTAGAGTTGTGATTCAATGTATCAAAGGTTGCAATCTCGAGTTCGAGTACCCTTCCAGGTTCATTGAAACACGAATAGCTTTTCTGGAAAAACTAAAGGAGGATCGGAGACGTCCCAAGACATCTCCTCCCTCCAAGGTTGAACAACACAATCAGAAAAATTCTCCGGTCTCCAAGGTTGAACAACAAGAGCAGAAAAAGGCTAGTGCCTCCAAAGTTGAGGGACAAGAGCAGAAAAATTCGCATGCCCCTAGGGTTGAAGGACAAGAGCAGAAAAAGTCTGCTGCCTCCAAAGGTGCGGGGCAAGAGCAAAAAAAATCTCCTTCCTCTAGGGTTGAGGGACAAGAGCATATCGAATCTCTTGCCTCCAATGTCAAACAAGGGGCAGCAAAGCCCCTTGCTTCCATTGTTGAGGGACGAGAGCAGACAATATCTGTTCCCTCCAAGGTTGAACCAGAACACCACAGAAGCGGTCAGAAAGTTGAGGGACAAGAGCAGAAAAAGTCTCACGCCTCTAGGGTTGAAGGACAAGAGCAGAAAAAATCCGCTGCCTCCAAAGGTGCGGCGCAAGAGCAAAAGAAATCTCCATCCTCCAATGTCGAACAAGGGGCAGAAAAGCCTCCTGCTTCCACCGTTGAACAAGAACAACACAGAAGAGGTCAGAAACGGAGACCCAACACTTTGCCTCGTCAGTTTCAACCACAGCAACAGCGTCAAAGCAAGTATCATCGGACATCTGAATCAATCGGCCCAGGGTATCGGAAGCCATCTTTGTGGCATGAAAACCATAGACACCGTGGTCAGTTCGGTAGGGATGCCAACAGCTATGAAATTGGTGCTAATGCTGGTACCGGTTTTACTGCCATCCCGAATCCTCGTCCTTGTGTTCCTCATTAG